A genome region from Engraulis encrasicolus isolate BLACKSEA-1 chromosome 6, IST_EnEncr_1.0, whole genome shotgun sequence includes the following:
- the si:ch211-191a24.4 gene encoding MARVEL domain-containing protein 3 — protein sequence MSHPPRNYHGHRDQRGGREPRDHREGNARRDYYEDRPPPSDSASSQPPYYPNAEPAPRQRERQRQRPAPQEDSNVSKCTNICSRRGIVLICAVLTNALVLVCIVAAHLSMSGMSSAGMSGGFNINAQIPFQGTELQQVRDLDMQFSQMRAPGVYGGVAFSLTMGVISLLFVVSGTKPAYLLSRKLLVGQFVFQLVGGIGYVVAVGLYLHFVISVNATDVCQRRERLYAGRGYTWMNCDVGGGDAAVALFGLITALLYAAGTYFTFVTIRNVAHYHKQAHHSHRERDSNL from the exons ATGAGCCACCCACCTAGGAATTATCACGGGCACAGGGACCAACGCGGTGGAAGAGAGCCCAGAGACCACCGAGAGGGGAATGCAAGGCGGGACTACTATGAAGACAGACCGCCACCAAGCGACAG TGCATCAAGCCAACCTCCCTACTACCCCAACGCAGAACCGGCtccaagacagagagaaaggcagagacagaggcctGCCCCCCAAGAGGACAGCAATGTGTCCAAGTGCACCAACATATGCTCACGGAGAG GTATCGTGCTGATCTGCGCCGTGCTGACCAACGCGCTGGTGCTGGTGTGCATCGTGGCGGCGCACCTCTCCATGTCCGGCATGTCCTCCGCCGGCATGTCAGGCGGCTTCAACATCAACGCCCAGATCCCTTTTCAGGGCACCGAGCTGCAGCAG GTGCGGGACCTGGACATGCAGTTCAGCCAGATGCGCGCCCCGGGCGTCTACGGCGGAGTGGCCTTCAGCCTCACCATGGGCGTCATCTCCTTGCTATTCGTCGTGTCGGGCACAAAGCCCGCCTACCTGCTCTCTAGGAAGCTGCTGGTTGGCCAGTTTGTGTTCCAGCTGGTGGGGGGCATTGGCTACGTGGTGGCCGTGGGGCTGTACCTGCACTTCGTCATCAGCGTCAACGCGACGGACGTGTGCCAGAGGCGGGAGCGTCTGTACGCAGGGAGGGGGTACACCTGGATGAACTGCGACGTGGGGGGAGGGGACGCGGCCGTGGCCCTGTTCGGACTCATCACGGCTCTGCTATACGCTGCGGGGACCTACTTCACTTTCGTCACCATACGCAACGTGGCACACTACCACAAGCAAGCGCACCACTCGCACAGAGAAAGAGACTCAAACCTCTAA